A genomic region of Podarcis raffonei isolate rPodRaf1 chromosome 13, rPodRaf1.pri, whole genome shotgun sequence contains the following coding sequences:
- the LOC128399893 gene encoding claudin-4-like — MASAGFQIMGMALTVVGWIGTIITCALPMWKVSAFIGNNIVVAQITWEGLWMNCVVQSTGQMQCKVYDSMLALSQDVQTARALMVISVLLAALALMVAIVGAKCTNCVEDEDTKARIMIVSGAVFIVAGILCLIPVCWSANTIVREFYNPMVIDAQKRELGAALYIGWASSALLILGGALLCCNCPKKESNNYSARYTAAASQPHSDYPSKNYV, encoded by the coding sequence ATGGCCTCTGCTGGATTCCAGATCATGGGCATGGCCCTGACAGTGGTGGGCTGGATCGGGACCATCATAACCTGTGCCCTGCCCATGTGGAAAGTCTCGGCTTTCATTGGCAACAACATTGTCGTGGCGCAGATCACTTGGGAAGGGCTGTGGATGAACTGCGTGGTGCAGAGCACCGGGCAGATGCAGTGCAAGGTCTACGACTCCATGCTGGCCCTTTCTCAGGATGTGCAGACAGCCCGTGCCCTGATGGTCATCTCTGTGCTCCTGGCTGCTCTGGCTCTGATGGTTGCCATCGTGGGGGCCAAGTGCACCAACTGCGTGGAAGACGAGGACACCAAGGCCCGCATCATGATTGTCTCTGGCGCAGTCTTCATAGTGGCAGGGATCCTTTGCCTCATCCCCGTGTGCTGGTCAGCCAACACCATCGTCCGCGAGTTCTACAACCCGATGGTGATCGATGCCCAGAAGAGGGAGCTGGGAGCTGCCCTTTACATCGGCTGGGCATCTTCTGCCTTGTTGATCCTCGGAGGAGCTCTGCTCTGCTGCAATTGCCCCAAGAAGGAGAGCAACAACTACAGCGCCCGGTacacagctgctgcctctcagccccacAGTGATTACCCCAGCAAGAACTACGTCTAG